From the Spiribacter sp. 2438 genome, one window contains:
- the thiL gene encoding thiamine-phosphate kinase, translating into MSPPGEFSLIDQYLTGLGARRDDVALGVGDDAAMVQCAAGESLLLALDTLVEGVHFPADCPAHWVGHRALAVNLSDLAAMGAEPAWALVGLTLPAADEAWVAGFARGLDALAKRHGVAIVGGDVTRGPLTVSLQITGYGGAHGLRRDGARAGDELWVSGRPGEAAAGLRIWQQGDRQSPRWQGLLAAFLEPSPRVALGRRLRGIATAAIDVSDGVIADAGHIARASGVGLSLDMHQVRPSARLVACLGGDEAQRCYLGGGDDYELLFTAPPRARSSIRQAARDAATPVRCIGEARVGDGVALQGGESDSLMPAGYQHFSAP; encoded by the coding sequence ATGTCGCCACCGGGTGAATTTTCTCTCATTGATCAGTACCTCACCGGCCTGGGGGCGAGACGTGATGATGTCGCGCTGGGGGTGGGAGACGATGCCGCCATGGTTCAATGCGCCGCGGGTGAGTCGTTGCTGCTGGCGCTGGATACCCTGGTGGAGGGGGTGCATTTTCCCGCCGACTGCCCGGCCCATTGGGTGGGCCATCGGGCGCTGGCCGTCAATCTCAGTGATCTGGCCGCCATGGGCGCCGAGCCCGCCTGGGCGCTGGTGGGGCTAACCCTGCCGGCGGCCGACGAGGCCTGGGTGGCCGGGTTCGCCCGCGGTCTCGACGCGCTGGCAAAACGTCACGGGGTGGCCATCGTCGGCGGCGATGTCACCCGGGGGCCGCTCACCGTAAGTCTTCAGATTACGGGCTACGGGGGCGCCCACGGTTTGCGGCGGGACGGCGCCCGGGCCGGCGATGAACTGTGGGTCTCGGGCCGGCCCGGCGAGGCAGCGGCCGGTCTGCGGATCTGGCAACAGGGAGACCGGCAGAGTCCCCGCTGGCAGGGCCTGCTGGCCGCATTTCTCGAGCCGTCGCCACGGGTGGCGCTGGGACGGCGCCTCCGGGGCATCGCCACGGCGGCCATTGATGTCTCGGATGGTGTGATCGCCGATGCCGGTCACATTGCCCGGGCCAGTGGCGTGGGACTGAGCCTGGACATGCACCAGGTCCGGCCCTCGGCAAGGCTGGTGGCCTGCCTCGGGGGCGACGAGGCGCAGCGTTGCTATCTGGGCGGTGGCGATGATTACGAGCTGCTCTTCACCGCGCCCCCGAGAGCACGGAGCAGTATCCGGCAGGCCGCTCGCGACGCCGCCACCCCGGTTCGATGCATCGGCGAGGCGAGAGTCGGCGATGGCGTCGCTCTTCAGGGCGGCGAGTCGGACTCGCTAATGCCCGCTGGCTATCAACATTTCTCCGCGCCTTGA
- the fnr gene encoding fumarate/nitrate reduction transcriptional regulator Fnr — protein sequence MNNSGQHSQQFTSLRQSCAACGLSDLCLPVSLDEVDTRKLDAIVERHKPLKGGEHIYRADDWFRAVYAVRSGSVKTYTLTDRGEEQITGFHFPGELVGLDAINNWVHPCSAVALETTSVCVLPYVQLESLAADIPGLQRKLMQLMSREIFSDQEMLFSMARRSAEERLAMLLLNFSGRFQRRGLSATRFRLPMARTELGNYIGLAPETMSRLFRRFSEQGCLKAEGRELQLLDLDRLVDLAGRECPACAPEDRRGGN from the coding sequence ATGAATAATTCCGGTCAGCATTCCCAGCAATTCACCAGTCTCCGCCAGTCCTGTGCCGCCTGCGGCCTCAGCGATCTGTGTCTGCCGGTTTCCCTGGATGAGGTGGACACCCGCAAGCTGGATGCCATCGTCGAGCGTCACAAGCCGCTCAAAGGAGGCGAGCACATCTATCGCGCCGATGATTGGTTTCGGGCGGTCTATGCGGTTCGCTCCGGCTCGGTCAAGACTTACACGCTGACCGACCGCGGCGAGGAGCAGATCACCGGTTTTCACTTCCCGGGGGAGCTGGTGGGCCTGGACGCTATCAACAACTGGGTTCACCCCTGCTCGGCCGTGGCACTGGAAACCACCAGCGTCTGCGTCCTGCCTTACGTGCAGCTGGAAAGTCTGGCGGCTGATATTCCCGGCCTGCAGCGAAAGCTCATGCAGCTGATGTCCAGGGAGATTTTTTCGGATCAGGAAATGCTTTTTTCCATGGCCCGTCGAAGCGCCGAGGAGCGTCTGGCCATGCTGCTATTGAATTTCTCCGGCCGTTTTCAGCGCCGGGGGCTGTCGGCGACCCGCTTCCGGCTGCCCATGGCCCGCACCGAGTTGGGCAACTACATCGGTCTTGCCCCCGAGACCATGAGCCGCCTGTTTCGGCGGTTCAGCGAGCAGGGCTGCCTAAAGGCCGAGGGGCGCGAGCTGCAGTTGCTGGATCTGGACAGACTGGTCGACCTGGCGGGCCGGGAGTGCCCGGCCTGCGCCCCCGAGGACCGCCGCGGTGGCAACTGA
- the sufT gene encoding putative Fe-S cluster assembly protein SufT: protein MAMQSNEPVVFERDCDAALIPAGDTGVIPKGAEGMITQALGGSYTVYIQGNLFRIDGKDADAIGKEPEPAPELPADASEKDVEQLVWDQMRRCFDPEIPINIVELGLVYRCDISHTENHNWKVDVDMTLTAPGCGMGDIIAYDVREKIKLIPTVEEVNVEVVFDPPWSVEMMSEAAKLQTGMM from the coding sequence ATGGCAATGCAGAGCAACGAACCGGTGGTTTTCGAGCGGGACTGTGACGCCGCGCTCATTCCGGCCGGCGACACCGGCGTGATCCCCAAGGGTGCGGAGGGCATGATCACCCAGGCGCTGGGGGGCAGCTATACCGTTTATATCCAGGGCAATCTATTCCGCATCGACGGCAAGGACGCCGACGCCATCGGCAAGGAGCCGGAGCCGGCCCCGGAACTGCCGGCCGACGCCTCGGAGAAGGACGTGGAGCAGCTGGTCTGGGACCAGATGCGGCGCTGCTTCGATCCGGAAATCCCCATCAACATCGTCGAGCTGGGACTGGTCTATCGCTGTGACATCAGCCACACCGAAAACCACAACTGGAAGGTGGACGTGGACATGACCCTCACCGCCCCCGGCTGCGGCATGGGCGACATCATCGCCTACGACGTGCGGGAGAAGATCAAGCTCATTCCCACCGTGGAAGAAGTGAACGTCGAGGTGGTGTTCGATCCACCGTGGAGTGTGGAGATGATGTCGGAAGCGGCCAAGCTTCAGACCGGCATGATGTAG
- a CDS encoding aspartate aminotransferase family protein, translating to MSENVHHLSPLLRQSSDILVERAQGMYVYSEDGGKYMDFASGIGVLSTGHCHPRVVEAAKAQIDKVVHAQYAIMKHRPILELSDRLVELLPDHIDSVFFSNAGTEAVEASIRLARQATGKPNIIAFRGCFHGRTMGSLATTSSSAAVRQGVQPLMGGVVTAPFPDTNWYGMSQDEAAEFCLRELDYILQVQSVPMETAAMLIEPIQGEAGYIPANTKFMQGLQERCNKHGILLIMDEVQSGNGRSGRQWGYEHFDVEPDVVVSAKGVASGFQLSFMAAPASLMSKALPGSQGGTYGGNAVACAAGLATLDVMRDEKLVDNAAERGEQLWSRLKDVQSRHPEIGAITGQGLMIGTHLVDEHGKPDGDRGARMLKACEHRGLLMIRCGPWGGNVVRWIPPLIVTAEEIDWAVEQFEAALVETGGGQEEAMRSTG from the coding sequence ATGAGTGAAAACGTCCACCATCTCTCGCCGCTGCTGCGCCAGTCCAGTGACATTCTGGTGGAGCGCGCCCAAGGCATGTACGTCTACTCCGAGGACGGCGGGAAGTACATGGACTTCGCCTCGGGCATTGGAGTGCTCAGCACCGGCCATTGCCACCCGCGGGTGGTGGAAGCCGCCAAGGCCCAGATTGACAAGGTGGTGCACGCCCAGTACGCCATCATGAAGCACCGCCCGATTCTGGAGCTCTCCGATCGGCTGGTTGAACTGCTGCCCGATCACATCGACAGCGTGTTCTTCTCGAATGCCGGTACCGAGGCGGTGGAGGCGTCCATCCGACTGGCCCGTCAGGCCACCGGCAAGCCCAACATCATCGCCTTCCGGGGTTGCTTCCACGGCCGGACCATGGGCTCGCTGGCCACCACCAGTTCCAGCGCCGCGGTCCGTCAGGGCGTGCAGCCGCTGATGGGCGGTGTGGTCACGGCGCCGTTCCCGGACACGAACTGGTATGGCATGAGCCAGGACGAAGCCGCTGAATTCTGCCTGCGCGAGCTGGACTACATTCTTCAGGTTCAGAGCGTGCCCATGGAAACCGCGGCGATGTTGATCGAGCCCATTCAGGGTGAGGCTGGCTACATCCCCGCCAACACCAAGTTCATGCAGGGGCTGCAGGAGCGCTGCAACAAGCACGGCATCCTGCTGATCATGGACGAGGTCCAGTCCGGCAACGGCCGCTCCGGGCGGCAGTGGGGTTATGAGCACTTTGATGTTGAGCCGGACGTGGTGGTGTCCGCCAAGGGCGTGGCCAGCGGCTTCCAGCTGTCATTCATGGCCGCCCCGGCGTCGCTGATGAGCAAGGCGCTGCCCGGCTCCCAGGGTGGCACCTACGGCGGCAACGCGGTGGCCTGTGCCGCCGGGCTCGCCACGCTGGATGTCATGCGCGACGAGAAGCTCGTCGACAATGCGGCGGAGCGGGGCGAACAGCTGTGGTCCCGGCTCAAGGACGTGCAGTCCCGGCATCCGGAAATTGGCGCCATCACCGGACAGGGCCTGATGATTGGCACCCACCTGGTGGATGAGCACGGCAAGCCCGATGGCGACCGTGGCGCCCGGATGCTGAAAGCCTGTGAGCATCGCGGGCTGCTGATGATTCGCTGCGGTCCCTGGGGCGGTAACGTGGTGCGCTGGATCCCGCCGCTGATCGTCACCGCCGAGGAAATCGACTGGGCGGTGGAGCAGTTCGAGGCGGCGCTGGTGGAAACCGGCGGTGGTCAGGAAGAGGCCATGCGCAGCACGGGCTAG
- a CDS encoding NAD-dependent succinate-semialdehyde dehydrogenase codes for MIESPLLPHLGGYINGEWTAADSGRTLAVTNPVDNGHLADVASMGEAETVRAIQAAEAAFENSADLAQRREWLSAIADAIANHREEIGRILCLEHGKPLAEAQGEADYAAGFFRYAAREIDALGPRTLEERPRHCTWTVHHRPAGVVGLITPWNFPIGMIAKKLSSAIAADCPSVIKPSSKTPLTMIALFTLLDREVDLPPGKVNLVMGSAGPITQALFDAPSVRVISFTGSTEVGQTLIRQAAPGVKRLTLELGGNAPYIVFDDADLDHAADQLMGNKFRGGGQTCVCANRIFVHEAVADDFAERLARRVADLKVGDGMADGTTLGPLIDENAVAKVARHVDDALGKGAREVYRGDASGLPGTFYPPTVLLNVTEDAACYREETFGPLVPVITFSDDDQVIRMANDTDFGLACYVFTGNEARGLAAIERLRFGHAALNTGSGPTPEAPFGGMKQSGYGREGGLEGLFEFTEAQTVPVG; via the coding sequence ATGATCGAATCCCCGCTCCTCCCGCACCTGGGCGGCTATATCAATGGCGAGTGGACGGCGGCGGACAGCGGCCGGACTCTGGCGGTCACCAATCCCGTGGACAATGGCCATCTGGCGGATGTGGCCTCCATGGGCGAGGCCGAGACCGTCCGGGCCATCCAGGCCGCCGAGGCGGCCTTCGAGAACTCCGCCGACCTGGCGCAGCGCCGGGAATGGCTATCCGCCATCGCCGATGCCATCGCCAACCATCGCGAGGAGATCGGACGGATTCTCTGTCTGGAACATGGCAAACCCCTGGCCGAGGCTCAGGGTGAAGCCGACTACGCCGCCGGCTTCTTTCGCTACGCCGCCCGGGAGATCGACGCCCTCGGACCGCGGACCCTGGAGGAGCGGCCGCGGCACTGCACCTGGACAGTGCACCACCGGCCGGCCGGGGTGGTGGGGCTGATCACCCCCTGGAACTTCCCCATTGGCATGATCGCCAAAAAACTCTCGTCGGCCATCGCCGCCGACTGCCCCAGCGTGATCAAGCCCTCTTCCAAGACGCCTCTGACCATGATTGCCCTGTTCACGCTGCTGGACCGGGAAGTGGACCTGCCCCCGGGCAAGGTCAATCTGGTCATGGGGTCCGCAGGCCCCATCACCCAGGCCCTGTTCGACGCCCCATCCGTGCGGGTGATCAGCTTCACCGGCTCCACGGAAGTGGGACAGACGCTGATCCGCCAGGCCGCACCGGGCGTGAAGCGCCTGACGCTGGAACTGGGCGGTAACGCTCCCTATATCGTGTTCGACGACGCCGATCTGGATCATGCCGCCGACCAGCTCATGGGCAACAAATTCCGGGGTGGTGGCCAGACCTGTGTCTGCGCCAACCGGATTTTCGTCCACGAAGCCGTGGCGGATGATTTTGCCGAGCGGCTGGCCCGTCGCGTGGCGGACCTGAAAGTGGGTGACGGCATGGCGGACGGCACCACCCTGGGACCACTCATTGACGAAAACGCCGTGGCCAAGGTGGCACGGCACGTTGACGACGCGCTGGGCAAGGGAGCCCGGGAAGTCTATCGCGGCGATGCCAGCGGGCTTCCCGGTACTTTCTATCCGCCCACGGTGCTTCTGAATGTCACCGAGGACGCCGCCTGCTACCGCGAAGAAACCTTCGGCCCGCTGGTGCCGGTGATCACCTTCTCCGACGACGACCAGGTGATTCGCATGGCCAATGACACCGACTTCGGCCTGGCCTGTTACGTCTTCACCGGCAACGAAGCCCGGGGTCTGGCCGCGATTGAGCGTCTGCGCTTCGGCCACGCCGCCCTGAACACCGGCAGTGGGCCCACGCCGGAGGCGCCCTTCGGTGGCATGAAGCAATCCGGCTATGGCCGTGAGGGGGGCCTGGAAGGGCTGTTTGAATTCACCGAAGCCCAGACGGTGCCGGTGGGCTGA
- a CDS encoding D-2-hydroxyacid dehydrogenase has product MTAESPTVVVLTAPGEGLPEGLERLKGEADIRLAEDGASLKKALPGAQVLCVTDFRTDAVTEAWPAADALQWIHATSAGVDALLTPEVRDSEIPVTNARGIFDQCIAEYVLGQIIAFCKDFPGNWALQQARRWQHRETEPVAGRSVLVVGAGSIGRRIAGLCGAIGLEVDGVGRRSRPGDDDFGAIYAQADLVSILPDYDFVVIAAPLTADTEGLFGEAEFHAMHSSARLINIGRGPIVRTEALVQALENGDIDGAALDVFEEEPLPSDHPLWGLDNVHISAHMAGDFIGWKRALSEQFLENYHRWRNGDPLENLVDKHQGFVTRQ; this is encoded by the coding sequence ATGACTGCCGAGTCCCCAACCGTCGTTGTTCTGACCGCTCCGGGTGAAGGCCTTCCCGAGGGGCTCGAGAGACTGAAAGGCGAGGCAGACATCCGGCTCGCCGAAGACGGCGCCAGCCTCAAAAAGGCGCTGCCCGGCGCCCAGGTGCTCTGTGTCACGGACTTCCGCACCGACGCGGTGACCGAAGCCTGGCCCGCCGCCGACGCGCTGCAGTGGATCCACGCCACCAGTGCCGGCGTTGATGCCCTGCTGACTCCCGAGGTAAGGGACAGCGAGATTCCCGTCACCAACGCCCGCGGCATTTTCGATCAGTGCATCGCCGAGTACGTGCTCGGCCAGATCATCGCCTTCTGCAAGGACTTCCCGGGCAACTGGGCACTGCAGCAGGCCCGTCGCTGGCAGCACCGCGAGACCGAGCCGGTGGCCGGCCGCAGCGTGCTGGTGGTGGGCGCCGGTTCCATTGGGCGACGCATCGCTGGCCTGTGCGGCGCCATCGGCCTGGAGGTGGACGGGGTGGGTCGCCGCTCGCGGCCGGGGGATGACGACTTCGGCGCCATCTACGCCCAGGCGGACCTCGTGTCGATCCTGCCGGACTATGACTTCGTGGTCATTGCCGCCCCGCTGACCGCAGACACCGAGGGACTGTTCGGCGAAGCGGAGTTCCATGCCATGCATTCGTCGGCGCGCCTGATCAATATCGGCCGCGGCCCGATCGTGCGCACCGAGGCGTTGGTGCAGGCTCTGGAAAACGGCGACATCGACGGCGCCGCCCTCGATGTGTTCGAGGAGGAGCCGCTGCCGTCGGACCATCCCCTCTGGGGGCTGGACAACGTCCATATCTCCGCGCACATGGCCGGCGACTTCATCGGCTGGAAGCGCGCGCTCTCCGAACAGTTTCTGGAGAATTACCACCGCTGGCGAAACGGCGACCCCCTCGAAAACCTGGTGGACAAACACCAGGGTTTCGTAACCCGCCAATAA
- a CDS encoding pyridoxal phosphate-dependent aminotransferase, producing the protein MVNPVEMDQGDQAEGPLFSPSLQAIPMPGIRRMINTAADMNDVIHLSIGQPDFPTPKHIVDAHIEALQDGLTGYTMDAGLPELLTELARYYSARYDRDLTEDNFLVTTGATEAMYLALTATAAPGRQFIVTDPTFLLYAPLIRMNGGEVKLIPTRPEHGHQIDPQEVIDAIGMRTFAIVLNSPSNPSGAVYPRETIEAIVQEAAYRGVYVFADEVYDHILLDEGMEFPSVINCTSDLDHVMSISSFSKTFSMAGFRIGWMISSQGAIKKLRRYHMFTTTVASTPAQWAGVAALKGDMACVDEMNAEYRRRRDRVVELVSETPHLTGYVPQGAFYIFPSLPPRTDGTDLSLRMLAETGVCVIPGDAFGDTCGNAIRISFSNSMENIEEAFARMQPWLAKQKF; encoded by the coding sequence ATGGTGAATCCGGTGGAAATGGATCAGGGTGATCAGGCCGAAGGCCCACTCTTCAGCCCGTCCCTGCAGGCCATCCCCATGCCGGGCATTCGGCGGATGATCAACACCGCCGCCGACATGAATGACGTCATTCATCTGTCCATCGGCCAGCCGGATTTCCCGACGCCCAAGCACATTGTTGACGCGCACATCGAGGCCCTGCAGGACGGCCTCACCGGTTACACCATGGATGCGGGCCTGCCCGAACTGCTGACGGAGCTGGCGCGCTATTACAGTGCCCGCTATGACCGGGACCTCACCGAGGACAATTTTCTGGTGACCACCGGCGCCACCGAGGCCATGTACCTAGCGCTCACGGCCACGGCGGCACCCGGGCGGCAGTTCATTGTCACCGACCCCACCTTCCTGCTTTATGCGCCCCTGATCCGCATGAACGGGGGTGAGGTGAAGTTGATTCCCACGCGGCCAGAGCATGGCCATCAGATTGACCCCCAGGAGGTCATCGATGCCATTGGCATGCGCACCTTTGCCATCGTCCTGAATTCGCCGAGCAACCCCAGTGGCGCGGTCTATCCCCGGGAAACCATTGAAGCCATCGTCCAGGAGGCCGCCTACCGGGGCGTCTACGTGTTCGCCGACGAGGTCTACGATCACATCCTGCTGGATGAGGGGATGGAGTTTCCCAGCGTCATCAATTGCACCTCGGACCTGGACCACGTGATGTCCATTTCGAGCTTCTCCAAGACCTTCAGCATGGCCGGGTTCCGGATCGGCTGGATGATTTCCAGCCAGGGAGCGATCAAGAAACTCCGTCGCTACCACATGTTCACCACCACCGTGGCGAGCACTCCGGCCCAGTGGGCGGGGGTGGCGGCCCTGAAGGGCGACATGGCCTGTGTGGACGAGATGAATGCCGAGTACCGGCGGCGCCGCGATCGGGTGGTGGAGTTGGTCAGTGAGACACCCCACCTGACGGGGTATGTGCCCCAGGGGGCGTTCTACATCTTCCCGTCCCTGCCGCCACGCACCGACGGCACGGATCTGTCCCTGCGGATGCTCGCGGAAACCGGAGTGTGCGTAATTCCGGGCGACGCCTTCGGGGACACCTGCGGCAATGCCATTCGGATCAGTTTTTCCAATTCCATGGAGAACATTGAAGAGGCCTTTGCCCGCATGCAGCCCTGGCTGGCCAAGCAGAAGTTCTGA
- a CDS encoding bifunctional GNAT family N-acetyltransferase/carbon-nitrogen hydrolase family protein encodes MIEQDTTGEEHRLQLRHLRLSDYPDVRHIMDQVYSDLGGAWTRKQFSAQINRFAEGQICIEDNGRVIAGAISMIVDYDRFGDRHKYNQITSNGYLTHHDPNGDVLYGVDIFVDPEYRGMRLGRRLYDARKELCRSLNLRAIVAGGRMPGYQDHADDMKPEEYIDLVKRRELYDPILSFQLANDFHVRRVITAYLPEDEESMAYATLLQWDNIFYESARTSLIGGRKSTVRVGTVQWQMRRVTNFEDLMSNIEFFVDAMAGYHCDFILFPELFNAPLLAQFNQDDPAEAMRGLAQYTGEIVDAMSRMAVSYNINIIAGSMPVYEDNALYNVAYLCHRDGTLDHHYKLHATPDERFYWGVQGGDALRAFDTDVGKIGILVCYDVEFPEACRLLADQGMQILFVPFWTDTKNAYLRVRRCAQARAIENECYVAITGSVGNLPRVENIEIQYAQAAVFSPSDFAFPHDGIVSESTPNTEMTLVVDLDMDKIKQLRAEGSVQNARDRRLDLYRVHWLDD; translated from the coding sequence ATGATTGAGCAGGACACCACCGGCGAGGAACACCGCCTGCAACTTCGCCATCTGCGGCTTTCCGACTACCCGGATGTCCGCCACATCATGGATCAGGTCTACTCGGACCTCGGCGGCGCCTGGACCCGCAAACAGTTCAGCGCGCAGATCAATCGCTTTGCCGAAGGTCAGATCTGCATCGAAGACAACGGGCGGGTGATCGCCGGCGCCATCTCCATGATCGTGGATTATGATCGCTTCGGCGATCGGCACAAATACAACCAGATCACCAGCAACGGCTACCTCACCCACCATGACCCCAATGGCGACGTGCTCTACGGCGTGGATATTTTCGTCGATCCGGAGTATCGCGGCATGCGGCTCGGCCGTCGTCTTTATGACGCCCGCAAGGAGCTCTGTCGCAGCCTGAACCTGCGGGCCATCGTCGCCGGCGGTCGCATGCCGGGCTACCAGGACCATGCCGATGACATGAAGCCCGAGGAGTACATCGACCTGGTCAAGCGCCGGGAGTTGTACGACCCCATTCTGTCCTTCCAGCTGGCCAACGATTTCCATGTCCGGCGGGTGATCACCGCCTATCTGCCCGAGGACGAGGAGTCCATGGCCTATGCCACGCTCCTGCAGTGGGACAACATCTTTTACGAAAGCGCCCGCACCTCCCTGATTGGCGGTCGCAAGTCCACCGTGCGGGTGGGCACCGTGCAGTGGCAGATGCGCCGGGTCACCAACTTCGAGGATCTGATGTCCAACATCGAGTTCTTCGTCGATGCCATGGCGGGTTACCACTGCGACTTCATCCTCTTCCCGGAGCTGTTCAACGCCCCGCTGCTGGCCCAGTTCAATCAGGATGACCCGGCGGAGGCGATGCGCGGCCTGGCGCAATACACCGGCGAAATCGTGGACGCCATGAGCCGCATGGCGGTGAGCTACAACATCAACATCATCGCCGGCTCCATGCCGGTCTACGAGGACAACGCTCTCTATAACGTCGCCTACCTCTGTCACCGGGACGGCACCCTGGACCATCACTACAAACTGCATGCCACGCCGGACGAGCGATTCTACTGGGGGGTGCAGGGCGGCGATGCCCTCAGAGCCTTCGACACCGACGTGGGCAAGATCGGGATTCTGGTCTGCTACGACGTGGAATTCCCGGAAGCCTGCCGGCTACTGGCGGATCAGGGCATGCAGATTCTGTTCGTCCCCTTCTGGACCGACACCAAGAATGCCTATCTGCGGGTCCGGCGCTGCGCCCAGGCCCGAGCCATCGAAAACGAGTGCTATGTGGCCATCACCGGCAGTGTCGGCAACCTGCCCCGGGTGGAGAACATTGAAATTCAGTATGCCCAGGCGGCGGTTTTTTCACCGTCGGATTTTGCCTTCCCCCACGACGGCATCGTCAGTGAATCCACCCCGAACACCGAGATGACCCTGGTGGTGGATCTGGACATGGACAAAATCAAACAGCTGCGGGCGGAAGGATCGGTCCAGAACGCCCGCGACCGGCGCCTGGACCTGTATCGGGTTCACTGGCTCGACGACTGA
- a CDS encoding TraR/DksA family transcriptional regulator yields the protein MSEHLTAEQRQTLRHALEKEGEDLREEIRSELLAADLHRAEDIADRVRDSGEESVVDLLADIEYAAIDRHVQALQANERAQQAWHSGGYGICLDCGEPIPFARLEAFPSAARCVNCQSAVERADGPPPRL from the coding sequence ATGTCCGAGCATTTAACCGCCGAACAGCGCCAGACCCTGCGCCACGCCCTGGAGAAGGAAGGTGAGGATCTGCGGGAGGAAATCCGCAGTGAACTGCTGGCCGCCGACCTGCACCGGGCGGAGGACATCGCCGATCGTGTCCGCGACTCCGGCGAAGAGTCGGTGGTGGATCTGCTCGCCGACATCGAGTACGCCGCCATCGATCGGCATGTTCAGGCTCTGCAGGCCAACGAGCGAGCTCAGCAGGCCTGGCACAGCGGGGGGTATGGGATTTGCCTGGATTGCGGCGAGCCCATTCCCTTTGCCCGGCTGGAGGCGTTTCCGTCGGCCGCCCGGTGCGTGAACTGTCAGTCGGCGGTGGAGCGGGCCGACGGCCCGCCTCCGCGCCTCTGA